From Chryseobacterium sp. H1D6B, a single genomic window includes:
- a CDS encoding lytic transglycosylase domain-containing protein, with product MKIGNNQMVKMKIDFKNIVTGVLMLMCSHLVNAQFLSASDTSENSVRRYKSIISSNKDIVDFIEYSLSEKGLPRHLRNLALIESGFDKSQVSGAGAAGVWQLMTAHANHYGLSEQRRSDLYRSTKTAVVSLGNLYKKYNNWVTVVAAYNCGEGNIAKAMEAAGSSQYHIFYKYLPAETINHVKKYLNACYATGELQSVLSNYNSSRMNTVFIAGNGSNKNNSSLSETEINAGFNLNIIADELKIDVDKILAWNPGIEEELQNKGESLLYLPVDLMPDFLLRKNKILSRSIKEGR from the coding sequence ATGAAAATAGGTAATAATCAGATGGTTAAAATGAAAATTGATTTCAAAAATATTGTAACAGGAGTATTGATGCTGATGTGTTCACATTTAGTAAATGCACAGTTTCTTTCGGCATCTGATACCTCAGAAAATAGTGTCAGAAGATATAAGAGTATTATCAGTTCGAACAAGGATATTGTAGATTTTATAGAATATTCACTTTCTGAAAAAGGACTCCCGAGGCACTTGAGAAATCTGGCATTAATAGAATCTGGATTTGATAAAAGTCAGGTTTCAGGAGCTGGAGCGGCAGGAGTATGGCAGCTGATGACAGCACATGCTAATCATTACGGGCTTTCAGAACAGCGCCGTTCAGATCTGTACAGAAGTACAAAAACGGCAGTAGTTTCTTTAGGAAACCTGTATAAAAAATATAACAACTGGGTAACAGTGGTGGCTGCCTACAACTGCGGAGAAGGGAATATTGCAAAAGCAATGGAAGCCGCAGGATCGTCACAATATCATATTTTTTATAAATATCTGCCGGCAGAAACCATTAACCATGTGAAAAAATATTTGAATGCATGCTATGCGACAGGAGAACTGCAGAGTGTTTTAAGCAATTATAATTCCTCAAGGATGAACACTGTTTTTATTGCTGGGAACGGCAGTAACAAAAATAATTCTTCTTTGTCTGAGACAGAAATTAATGCAGGTTTTAATTTAAATATTATTGCAGATGAGCTTAAAATAGATGTTGATAAAATACTGGCATGGAACCCAGGGATTGAGGAAGAACTCCAGAATAAAGGAGAAAGTCTTCTGTATCTGCCGGTAGACTTAATGCCCGATTTTCTTTTAAGAAAGAACAAAATACTTTCCCGATCCATAAAAGAGGGAAGATAA
- a CDS encoding phage baseplate assembly protein V, translating into MFQDNKSTKVQNTKTAKETVNIKQMKETAKEKAVKNAGEKLQKVNGAVQKTTEKAVKVQQMYSGALQSSNMFMNQVVNPNNPSIIEDKVWSNQPTSKIHNAGAILESQILGINRVVKIEIIIEGKIVNHFKHFKLSQSAVKHHEFNLMLAHDTLGSAENHNLEEAQNFLGKRITIIFKYKDVLEGPERSFVGVITEVGFSQEKGSLGNVVLKGSSPTVLLDAAPHIQSFGGAQEISLNSIADQAIKEGLGQNKFDFRVDSQHGNVSYSSQYEETHYNYLARIAEAYGEQFYYDGEVLHFGKLPPQEKPVKLIYGSSVNDVKIKMKAQHVNPTFYGYNSSKNEKLSTGSSKITHTSDIAKRAYEISEKTFMTPSLRVAPIKASSFMDIDASQKGTAGSKASDVFITSGTTTVPFLYPGCIADIEMRKLDTNETSYFTKLMMTEVHHEVDARGYYTGTFEAIASDTGFIPRPEFQLPKAEAQFAKVVSNTDPLNQGRVQVQFDWQNGNNTSEFIRVMTPDAGSSDKVNKNRGFMAVPEVGDQVIINFVHQHPDRPFVMGGMFHGGIGAGGGQDNNIKSLSSRSGNRLELHDGEGSVFLADQGGANMKFDGAGNAFTNANNDKVVNVGNDNKKTVKNNNTTNVGCTHTTDVGEGQSVLTMSKEGVIDLTGAKEVTLKVGNSSIKITGTKITIKSDEVEIDGGDAKAVFKGSTKITGKPVNIN; encoded by the coding sequence ATGTTTCAGGATAATAAATCAACCAAAGTACAAAACACCAAAACCGCAAAAGAAACGGTGAATATAAAGCAGATGAAAGAAACTGCTAAAGAGAAAGCCGTAAAAAATGCAGGTGAGAAGTTACAGAAAGTAAACGGTGCAGTTCAGAAAACAACCGAAAAAGCAGTAAAGGTTCAACAGATGTATTCTGGAGCCTTACAAAGCTCCAATATGTTTATGAACCAGGTTGTAAACCCAAACAATCCTTCAATAATAGAAGATAAGGTATGGTCTAACCAGCCGACATCCAAAATACACAATGCAGGTGCAATCCTGGAAAGCCAGATCTTGGGTATCAACCGTGTAGTGAAAATTGAAATCATCATTGAAGGTAAAATAGTAAACCATTTCAAGCATTTTAAGCTCTCTCAGAGTGCAGTGAAACACCATGAATTTAATCTGATGCTTGCCCACGATACCCTAGGAAGTGCTGAAAATCACAACTTAGAAGAAGCTCAAAACTTTTTAGGAAAGCGCATAACCATCATTTTTAAATATAAAGACGTTCTGGAAGGTCCTGAAAGAAGCTTTGTAGGGGTTATTACCGAAGTGGGGTTCAGCCAGGAAAAAGGAAGTTTGGGAAATGTGGTTCTTAAAGGCAGCAGCCCTACAGTTCTTCTAGACGCAGCACCCCATATTCAAAGTTTCGGAGGTGCACAAGAAATCAGCTTGAATAGTATTGCAGATCAAGCAATCAAAGAAGGATTAGGACAGAATAAATTTGATTTTAGAGTAGATTCCCAGCATGGAAATGTTTCTTACAGCTCTCAATATGAAGAGACCCACTACAATTATCTTGCTCGAATAGCTGAGGCTTACGGAGAACAGTTTTACTATGATGGTGAAGTCCTGCACTTCGGGAAACTTCCGCCTCAGGAAAAACCTGTTAAGCTTATCTACGGAAGCAGTGTGAATGATGTTAAAATAAAAATGAAAGCCCAGCATGTTAATCCTACTTTTTATGGGTATAACAGCAGTAAAAATGAAAAATTAAGTACGGGAAGTTCAAAAATTACCCATACCTCTGATATTGCAAAAAGGGCTTATGAAATATCAGAAAAAACTTTTATGACTCCATCATTAAGAGTTGCCCCTATCAAAGCTTCCTCTTTTATGGATATCGATGCTTCTCAAAAAGGGACAGCGGGAAGTAAGGCGTCCGATGTATTTATTACTTCAGGAACGACTACGGTGCCGTTTTTATATCCAGGATGTATTGCAGATATTGAAATGCGTAAATTAGATACTAATGAAACCTCTTATTTTACGAAATTAATGATGACGGAAGTTCATCATGAAGTAGATGCAAGAGGATATTATACAGGAACATTTGAAGCCATTGCATCAGATACAGGGTTTATTCCCCGCCCGGAATTTCAGCTTCCAAAAGCTGAAGCTCAGTTTGCAAAAGTGGTTTCCAATACAGACCCTCTAAATCAAGGGAGAGTCCAGGTCCAGTTCGACTGGCAGAACGGAAACAATACCTCAGAATTTATCAGAGTAATGACTCCCGATGCAGGAAGCAGCGATAAAGTAAATAAAAACAGAGGATTTATGGCAGTCCCTGAAGTTGGTGATCAGGTGATCATCAATTTTGTTCATCAGCATCCAGACCGTCCTTTCGTGATGGGAGGAATGTTCCATGGAGGGATTGGAGCCGGCGGCGGGCAGGATAATAATATTAAGAGTTTAAGCAGCAGAAGTGGCAATAGATTAGAACTGCATGACGGGGAAGGTTCTGTATTTTTAGCAGACCAAGGAGGCGCAAATATGAAATTTGACGGAGCCGGGAATGCTTTTACTAACGCTAATAATGATAAGGTAGTAAATGTAGGAAACGATAATAAAAAAACAGTCAAAAATAATAACACTACAAATGTTGGCTGTACGCATACCACGGATGTAGGGGAAGGACAGAGTGTTCTTACGATGAGTAAAGAAGGGGTAATAGACCTTACCGGAGCAAAAGAAGTTACTTTAAAAGTGGGAAACAGCTCAATTAAAATTACGGGAACAAAAATTACCATAAAAAGTGATGAAGTTGAAATAGACGGCGGTGATGCAAAAGCAGTCTTTAAAGGAAGTACTAAAATTACTGGAAAACCTGTCAATATAAATTAA
- a CDS encoding phage baseplate assembly protein V produces METESQNIPKGPSFRPSQNADGVSESHHTGINRLVKLSLVIEGKVIKYYKHFKLKQSAQRHHEFTLTLAHDALGDRQTHTLEEANKFLGKRLTAVISYKDIENSPERTFVGVITGVGFSQEEMSLGNIVLSGYSPTILLDGAPHIQSFGGSQSVNVGIIADEVIKQGIDKSRFDIRIDTNDYSQIIYSSQYDETHYNYLARIAEAYGEQFYYDGEVLHFGKLPPQNKPIKLVYGSNANDIKVELKAVHTKPQFYGYNSSRDEKLISGATPINHVGDLAKTAYEHNNKIYKTPALQVAPIKASTHLDVEYSQKSTSGSEAVNVFSISGATTVPFLHPGCVVDIQMRKLDTNETSYFTRIMVTEAVHEIDTIGHYKGSFDAIASDTGFLPKPDFKSPKAEPQLATVTANADPEGQGRVQVRFDWQNNDTTHFIRVMTPDAGGTDQVTQNRGYVAVPEVGDQVMVNFVHSHPDRPFVMGGMFHGGVALGGGVDNRVKSIQTRSGHRIVFTEDESIIITDKSGNEIHLDTTGSSINITAPETMTLNCKNMVINVTENMSTTVGMNKSNSVGMNIMETAGANIWQNATLDYSLNATNIMKVATENYSYEANDIHKNAMEGIEVAAAKDYIQNSEETVHNLSGEKGHNA; encoded by the coding sequence ATGGAAACAGAATCACAAAATATACCAAAAGGCCCTTCATTCCGTCCATCCCAAAATGCAGACGGGGTATCAGAAAGTCATCATACGGGTATTAACCGGCTGGTAAAACTATCGCTCGTCATAGAAGGTAAGGTTATTAAATATTACAAACATTTTAAGCTGAAACAGAGCGCACAGCGCCATCATGAATTCACACTCACTCTGGCTCATGATGCACTAGGAGACCGCCAGACCCATACTCTAGAAGAAGCGAATAAGTTTTTAGGGAAACGTCTTACCGCTGTTATTTCCTATAAAGATATTGAAAACAGCCCGGAAAGGACTTTCGTAGGGGTAATTACAGGAGTTGGTTTCAGCCAGGAGGAGATGAGTCTGGGAAATATTGTTTTATCCGGATACAGTCCTACTATTTTATTGGACGGAGCACCGCATATCCAGAGTTTTGGAGGCAGCCAGTCTGTGAATGTAGGAATTATTGCCGATGAGGTAATTAAGCAGGGCATTGATAAAAGCCGTTTTGATATAAGAATTGACACCAATGATTATTCTCAAATTATTTACAGCAGCCAATACGACGAAACCCATTACAATTATCTGGCAAGAATAGCTGAAGCTTACGGAGAGCAGTTCTACTATGACGGCGAAGTGCTGCATTTTGGAAAACTTCCACCTCAGAATAAACCTATCAAATTAGTGTATGGAAGCAATGCCAACGATATTAAAGTTGAATTGAAAGCTGTTCATACTAAGCCGCAGTTTTACGGCTACAACAGCAGCAGAGATGAAAAACTCATTTCTGGAGCTACTCCTATCAATCATGTTGGAGATCTGGCAAAAACGGCATATGAACATAACAATAAAATTTATAAAACACCAGCGCTGCAGGTAGCTCCTATAAAGGCTTCTACCCATCTTGATGTAGAATATTCACAGAAAAGTACATCAGGAAGTGAAGCTGTAAATGTATTTTCAATATCGGGGGCTACTACCGTTCCGTTCTTACATCCGGGCTGTGTGGTAGATATTCAGATGCGTAAACTTGATACTAATGAAACCTCTTATTTCACTAGGATTATGGTGACTGAAGCAGTCCATGAAATAGACACGATAGGACATTATAAAGGCAGTTTCGATGCTATAGCATCAGACACGGGCTTCCTTCCTAAACCGGATTTTAAAAGTCCAAAAGCAGAACCGCAGCTTGCAACAGTGACTGCCAATGCAGATCCTGAAGGACAGGGAAGGGTACAGGTAAGATTTGACTGGCAGAATAATGATACTACCCATTTTATCCGCGTAATGACACCTGATGCCGGCGGAACAGATCAAGTGACACAGAACAGAGGGTACGTAGCAGTACCGGAAGTGGGGGATCAGGTGATGGTGAACTTTGTACACAGCCATCCAGACAGACCTTTTGTAATGGGAGGAATGTTCCATGGAGGAGTAGCATTAGGAGGAGGGGTGGATAACCGGGTGAAATCTATTCAGACCAGAAGCGGCCACAGAATAGTGTTTACAGAAGATGAAAGTATTATTATTACAGACAAAAGCGGGAATGAAATTCATCTCGATACTACTGGAAGCAGTATAAATATTACTGCTCCTGAAACAATGACCTTAAATTGTAAAAACATGGTCATCAACGTGACTGAAAATATGTCCACTACTGTCGGAATGAATAAGAGCAATTCCGTGGGAATGAATATTATGGAAACTGCAGGAGCCAATATCTGGCAGAATGCAACATTGGATTACAGCCTGAATGCTACTAATATTATGAAAGTAGCCACTGAAAACTACAGCTATGAGGCCAATGATATCCATAAAAATGCCATGGAAGGCATAGAAGTAGCCGCCGCAAAAGACTATATCCAGAATAGTGAAGAGACGGTACATAATCTTTCGGGCGAAAAAGGTCATAATGCATAA
- the tssD gene encoding type VI secretion system tube protein TssD: MAENSRGILKFNGGEGQKLLKLNYSVSRSTDVSGRVASDPSNAIIKLTVEATEKSDILESLLNGKYKPTKGEITFNKSHEEGTLITLNWENGYVIQHEVDFNAIDSNNMLISFIISAEQITYGLSNFHGLWPGGSGTN, translated from the coding sequence ATGGCAGAAAATTCAAGAGGAATCTTAAAATTCAATGGAGGCGAAGGTCAGAAATTGTTAAAACTGAATTACAGCGTATCAAGATCTACAGATGTATCAGGAAGAGTAGCATCAGATCCTTCAAACGCAATCATCAAACTTACTGTGGAAGCTACAGAAAAATCTGATATCCTAGAAAGCTTACTTAACGGAAAATATAAACCTACAAAAGGCGAAATCACATTCAATAAATCTCACGAAGAAGGAACATTGATTACTTTGAACTGGGAAAATGGGTACGTAATCCAGCACGAAGTAGATTTCAACGCCATTGACAGCAATAATATGCTGATCAGCTTTATCATAAGCGCGGAACAAATTACTTATGGATTGAGCAACTTCCATGGACTTTGGCCTGGAGGAAGTGGCACTAACTAG
- a CDS encoding LysM peptidoglycan-binding domain-containing protein, with protein MIYIKHEIRKGDTLESIASQYESNIEDLKNFHNSYCGATGLIVTDRLPLHLGYIIIDKNSIKDKEISNVRKGSSKLDIPTRYRCEQNNLVLIDGNPNFSGQTKTQYLLSHKKNIGLSLLNALLEDYISSVQPMGMEGAFELIKQIELIRDNIVFTHADGKIEKIINLKELNNKWDIFLKETSNNIPFYNELKNKSPQVIKDFIDNGEKEFSDENVFSEVISKNLFYHIILKAYMGKGINEFSFIQQSQLFPNITMNLNVVKSLVSNDETTTTYRLVGTLDKSKLDENEIMNLYEELYQPIIKYSFTEFDYIYRITYVIENESGLLIESNASIKELVKNNYEVITKFELRRVAV; from the coding sequence ATGATATACATTAAGCACGAAATACGAAAAGGAGATACATTAGAATCAATAGCTAGCCAATATGAAAGTAATATTGAAGATCTTAAAAATTTTCATAATTCTTATTGTGGCGCGACAGGTTTAATAGTTACTGATAGACTGCCCTTACATTTGGGCTATATTATTATAGACAAAAATAGTATTAAGGATAAAGAGATTAGTAATGTTAGAAAAGGTAGTTCAAAATTAGATATTCCTACAAGGTATCGCTGTGAGCAAAATAATTTGGTCTTAATAGATGGTAATCCTAATTTTTCAGGACAAACCAAAACACAATATCTTTTATCACATAAAAAAAATATAGGATTGTCATTATTAAATGCTCTTTTGGAAGATTATATAAGTTCTGTACAGCCTATGGGTATGGAGGGGGCTTTTGAATTGATAAAGCAAATTGAATTAATTAGAGATAACATCGTATTTACCCATGCAGATGGAAAAATAGAGAAAATTATTAATTTAAAAGAACTTAATAATAAATGGGATATATTCTTAAAAGAAACATCTAATAATATTCCGTTCTACAATGAATTAAAAAATAAATCTCCGCAAGTCATTAAAGACTTTATAGATAATGGGGAAAAAGAATTTTCTGATGAAAATGTGTTTTCAGAAGTGATAAGTAAAAACTTATTCTATCATATAATTCTTAAAGCTTATATGGGAAAAGGAATCAATGAGTTTTCTTTCATTCAGCAGTCTCAATTATTTCCCAATATTACTATGAATTTAAATGTTGTAAAATCACTGGTTTCAAATGATGAGACTACTACAACTTATAGATTAGTAGGTACTTTAGATAAAAGTAAACTGGATGAAAATGAGATTATGAACTTATATGAAGAATTATATCAGCCAATTATCAAATATTCTTTTACTGAGTTTGATTATATCTATCGCATCACCTATGTTATAGAAAATGAATCTGGATTATTAATTGAATCTAATGCTTCAATAAAAGAGCTTGTGAAGAACAATTATGAAGTGATAACGAAATTTGAATTAAGAAGAGTTGCAGTTTAA